From one Triticum aestivum cultivar Chinese Spring chromosome 4B, IWGSC CS RefSeq v2.1, whole genome shotgun sequence genomic stretch:
- the LOC123094982 gene encoding leucoanthocyanidin reductase-like isoform X2, translated as MAPCEEEEVPRSGPALIVGATGYIGRFVAEACLDSGRRTFILVRPGNACPARAASVDALLRKGALVVEGRVDGKDGRRSVETALRAHGIQVVISVMGGANILDQLGLIKAIQAAGTVKRFLPSEFGHDVDRARPVGAGVGFYEEKRRVRRAAEAAAVPYTYICCNSIAGWPYFDNMHPSEVRPPLDRFQIYGDGTVRAFFVAGTDIGKFTVKAAYDARSINKVVHFRPACNLLSTNEMACLWESKIGRTLPRVTLSEEHLLAMAADIIPESIVASLTHDIFINGCQTNFGIDGSRDVEVSTLYPDIPFRTIDECFDDYAHGLHLEEEAEESKKSNAPMVERLAVYPTCA; from the exons ATGGCGCCTTGTGAGGAAGAGGAAGTGCCTCGTTCCGGCCCGGCACTCATCGTGGGCGCCACCGGCTACATTGGTCGTTTCGTGGCGGAGGCCTGCCTCGACAGCGGGCGCAGGACCTTCATCCTCGTCCGCCCCGGCAACGCCTGCCCCGCGCGCGCGGCCTCCGTCGACGCGCTCCTACGCAAAGGCGCCTTGGTCGTCGAG GGACGCGTCGATGGGAAAGACGGCAGGAGGTCCGTGGAGACGGCGCTCCGCGCGCACGGCATCCAGGTGGTGATCTCGGTGATGGGCGGCGCCAACATCCTCGACCAGCTCGGCCTCATCAAAGCCATCCAAGCCGCCGGCACCGTCAAG AGGTTTCTGCCGTCGGAGTTCGGGCACGACGTGGACAGGGCGCGCCCGGTGGGGGCCGGGGTGGGGTTCTACGAGGAGAAACGGCGtgtccggcgggcggcggaggcggccgccgTGCCCTACACCTACATCTGCTGCAACTCCATCGCCGGCTGGCCATACTTCGACAACATGCACCCGTCCGAGGTGCGCCCGCCGCTCGACCGCTTCCAGATCTACGGCGATGGCACCGTCAGAG CCTTCTTCGTGGCTGGAACTGACATTGGCAAGTTCACGGTCAAGGCCGCGTACGACGCCCGGAGCATCAACAAGGTCGTCCACTTCCGCCCCGCATGCAATCTCCTCAGCACCAACGAGATGGCCTGCCTCTGGGAGAGCAAGATCGGCCGCACACTGCCGCGCGTCACGCTTAGCGAGGAGCACTTGCTCGCCATGGCTGCAG ACATCATCCCGGAGAGCATAGTCGCTTCGCTGACGCACGACATATTTATAAACGGCTGCCAGACCAACTTCGGCATCGACGGGTCGAGAGACGTTGAAGTATCAACCCTTTACCCTGACATTCCCTTCAGGACAATTGACGAATGCTTCGATGACTACGCTCATGGCCTCCACCTGGAAGAAGAAGCTGAAGAGAGCAAGAAAAGTAACGCGCCGATGGTGGAGAGATTGGCAGTTTATCCTACGTGTGCTTAG
- the LOC123094982 gene encoding leucoanthocyanidin reductase-like isoform X1, producing MAPCEEEEVPRSGPALIVGATGYIGRFVAEACLDSGRRTFILVRPGNACPARAASVDALLRKGALVVEGRVDGKDGRRSVETALRAHGIQVVISVMGGANILDQLGLIKAIQAAGTVKRFLPSEFGHDVDRARPVGAGVGFYEEKRRVRRAAEAAAVPYTYICCNSIAGWPYFDNMHPSEVRPPLDRFQIYGDGTVRAFFVAGTDIGKFTVKAAYDARSINKVVHFRPACNLLSTNEMACLWESKIGRTLPRVTLSEEHLLAMAAEDIIPESIVASLTHDIFINGCQTNFGIDGSRDVEVSTLYPDIPFRTIDECFDDYAHGLHLEEEAEESKKSNAPMVERLAVYPTCA from the exons ATGGCGCCTTGTGAGGAAGAGGAAGTGCCTCGTTCCGGCCCGGCACTCATCGTGGGCGCCACCGGCTACATTGGTCGTTTCGTGGCGGAGGCCTGCCTCGACAGCGGGCGCAGGACCTTCATCCTCGTCCGCCCCGGCAACGCCTGCCCCGCGCGCGCGGCCTCCGTCGACGCGCTCCTACGCAAAGGCGCCTTGGTCGTCGAG GGACGCGTCGATGGGAAAGACGGCAGGAGGTCCGTGGAGACGGCGCTCCGCGCGCACGGCATCCAGGTGGTGATCTCGGTGATGGGCGGCGCCAACATCCTCGACCAGCTCGGCCTCATCAAAGCCATCCAAGCCGCCGGCACCGTCAAG AGGTTTCTGCCGTCGGAGTTCGGGCACGACGTGGACAGGGCGCGCCCGGTGGGGGCCGGGGTGGGGTTCTACGAGGAGAAACGGCGtgtccggcgggcggcggaggcggccgccgTGCCCTACACCTACATCTGCTGCAACTCCATCGCCGGCTGGCCATACTTCGACAACATGCACCCGTCCGAGGTGCGCCCGCCGCTCGACCGCTTCCAGATCTACGGCGATGGCACCGTCAGAG CCTTCTTCGTGGCTGGAACTGACATTGGCAAGTTCACGGTCAAGGCCGCGTACGACGCCCGGAGCATCAACAAGGTCGTCCACTTCCGCCCCGCATGCAATCTCCTCAGCACCAACGAGATGGCCTGCCTCTGGGAGAGCAAGATCGGCCGCACACTGCCGCGCGTCACGCTTAGCGAGGAGCACTTGCTCGCCATGGCTGCAG AAGACATCATCCCGGAGAGCATAGTCGCTTCGCTGACGCACGACATATTTATAAACGGCTGCCAGACCAACTTCGGCATCGACGGGTCGAGAGACGTTGAAGTATCAACCCTTTACCCTGACATTCCCTTCAGGACAATTGACGAATGCTTCGATGACTACGCTCATGGCCTCCACCTGGAAGAAGAAGCTGAAGAGAGCAAGAAAAGTAACGCGCCGATGGTGGAGAGATTGGCAGTTTATCCTACGTGTGCTTAG